From bacterium, a single genomic window includes:
- a CDS encoding RNA methyltransferase produces the protein MTDAAAPRPPVDPDNVIVVLSRTTEPMNIGAACRAMKTMGLKHLRLIDPLNPKGRSARALAHGAEDILDNALVVDDLMDAVGDALVVTGTTARSRKLRKAALLTPGDLADRIADHSREGKVVIMFGTERTGMTNDEVDICRYLSTVDTAPEQPSLNLAQAVMLYSWEIRQALQRARDDEAAAAAKASRRPEMSVSHPHRTTRLPNQHELDNMYAHLAHAMQAVGYSDEERLKFLTYLRQLHMRAGIVNWETHIYHILARKICRTTGTPKFRGLDEGEPVDDI, from the coding sequence GTGACCGACGCCGCCGCGCCGCGCCCGCCCGTCGATCCGGACAACGTGATCGTCGTCCTGAGCCGCACCACCGAACCCATGAACATCGGGGCCGCCTGCCGCGCCATGAAGACCATGGGGCTCAAGCACCTGCGCCTGATCGACCCCCTGAACCCCAAGGGCCGCAGCGCCCGCGCCCTGGCCCACGGGGCCGAGGACATCCTCGACAACGCCCTGGTGGTGGACGACCTGATGGACGCCGTCGGCGACGCCCTCGTGGTGACCGGCACCACCGCCCGCTCGCGCAAGCTGCGCAAGGCGGCGCTGCTCACGCCGGGCGATCTGGCCGACCGCATCGCCGACCACAGCCGCGAAGGCAAGGTCGTCATCATGTTCGGGACCGAGCGCACGGGCATGACCAACGACGAGGTCGACATCTGCCGCTACCTCTCGACGGTGGACACGGCGCCCGAGCAGCCGTCGCTGAATCTGGCCCAGGCCGTGATGCTGTATTCGTGGGAGATCCGGCAGGCGCTGCAGCGGGCCCGCGACGATGAGGCCGCGGCCGCCGCGAAGGCGTCGCGCCGCCCCGAGATGAGCGTCAGCCACCCCCACCGCACGACCAGGCTGCCCAACCAGCACGAGCTCGACAACATGTACGCCCACCTGGCCCACGCCATGCAGGCTGTCGGCTACAGCGACGAGGAGCGGCTGAAGTTCCTGACCTACCTCAGGCAGCTGCACATGCGCGCGGGGATCGTGAACTGGGAGACGCACATCTACCACATCCTGGCGCGGAAGATCTGCAGGACGACGGGGACGCCGAAGTTCAGGGGGTTGGATGAAGGGGAGCCGGTCGACGACATCTGA